A section of the Malus sylvestris chromosome 17, drMalSylv7.2, whole genome shotgun sequence genome encodes:
- the LOC126609644 gene encoding uncharacterized protein LOC126609644 produces the protein MDRVPDIAVSVPLHMELEGTSEEHFGKVHKYICSLIAMLGGFLPLKQGAKNESLFDTDYPAMMSLIVVLIAYGGLLIASRILHVQAHPNSDMAESMINKISLLFGTLALILEVVILVPGLGKVAGFFWVGWFVKVVAEYAIKYLKMLYESAVALVVHTFGKLEDYVNMIIRRFATEPEEQTDEFPQVTSTTI, from the exons ATGGATCGTGTTCCAGACATTGCTGTTAGCGTCCCTCTACATATGGAACTagaagg CACAAGCGAAGAACATTTTGGAAAggtgcataaatatatatgttccCTCATCGCCATGCTAGGTGGTTTCCTCCCACTAAAGCAAGGAGCTAAAAATGAGTCTTTGTTCGACACAGACTATCCGGCTATGATGTCCCTTATCGTTGTGCTAATTGCTTATGGCGGATTACTAATTGCCTCTAGAATACTCCACGTGCAAGCTCACCCTAATTCGGATATGGCAGAATCAATGATCAATAAGATTAGTCTCCTCTTTGGAACTCTTGCCTTGATTTTAGAAGTGGTGATCCTTGTGCCAGGTTTAGGGAAAGTCGCCGGATTCTTCTGGGTTGGTTGGTTTGTGAAGGTTGTAGCTGAGTACGCCATCAAATACCTCAAAATGTTGTATGAAAGTGCAGTTGCATTAGTTGTTCATACATTTGGTAAATTGGAAGACTATGTGAATATGATCATCCGACGTTTCGCAACAGAACCCGAAGAACAAACTGATGAGTTTCCTCAAGTAACTTCTACCACAATTTAG